From Labilithrix sp., a single genomic window includes:
- a CDS encoding glutathione S-transferase family protein — protein MSGRVLYHFQQSVFSRRTRLALAHKGIAVELRDGREDPKHLAAARALGPIRTMPVFVEEDGRALGDSGAIVQYLDLAYPDRPALVPAAHAHAALAIMTAVDVAMNALVDLGTRTFELRNDPAWGAMKEERLARAKDAIDFVAAKATRPYLAGDTWSAADVWAYSAAVWVAAFPGRVATSPAVANIVTLGFELPEPLVLWTKQHAGRADVRSIYG, from the coding sequence GTGAGCGGGCGCGTCCTCTACCACTTCCAGCAGTCCGTCTTCTCTCGGCGCACGCGGCTCGCCCTCGCCCACAAAGGGATCGCGGTCGAGCTGCGCGACGGGCGGGAGGATCCGAAGCACCTCGCGGCGGCGCGCGCGCTCGGGCCGATCCGCACGATGCCCGTCTTCGTCGAGGAGGACGGGCGCGCGCTCGGCGACTCGGGCGCGATCGTGCAGTACCTCGATCTCGCGTACCCCGATCGCCCGGCGCTCGTGCCCGCCGCGCACGCGCATGCGGCGCTCGCGATCATGACCGCGGTCGACGTCGCGATGAACGCGCTCGTCGATCTCGGGACGCGCACCTTCGAGCTCAGGAACGATCCGGCGTGGGGCGCGATGAAAGAAGAGCGGCTCGCGCGCGCGAAGGACGCGATCGACTTCGTCGCGGCGAAGGCGACGCGGCCGTACCTCGCCGGCGACACGTGGAGCGCCGCCGACGTCTGGGCGTACTCGGCGGCGGTCTGGGTCGCCGCGTTCCCCGGGCGCGTCGCCACCTCGCCCGCGGTCGCGAACATCGTGACGCTCGGCTTCGAGCTGCCCGAGCCGCTCGTCCTCTGGACGAAGCAGCACGCCGGCCGCGCGGACGTCCGCTCGATCTACGGTTAG
- a CDS encoding PQQ-like beta-propeller repeat protein, with product MTLARRTRAVRGALFGVSLTLVAAAWACGSFGGDANPTDDADSGAADVDVADAIDAIDAIDAGAGKKARRNTLGSSLLGGAKWSGGVLGPDGKIYGIPYSSPDVLIIDPVAGTATRSDMGAGAGVLAGGAKWSGGVLGPDGKIYGIPYSSSDVLIIDPERGTAVRTSMTSAPDVLNGNSKWYGGVLGPDDKIYGIPQGSTDILILDPDAGTVTRSDMDAGPLGGSARKWQGGALGVDGRIYAVPHDSVDFLIIDPAAGVAWRESLKTDDLSGPWKWRNVVTGPGTTALLGANLAGDDKWTGGVVGTDGLIYAIPLSAPDILIVDPASGTATRSTLGASELVGNEKWSGGVRAPDGKIYGIPFDSQDILIIE from the coding sequence ATGACGCTCGCGCGCCGAACACGAGCTGTGCGCGGAGCGCTCTTCGGCGTCTCCCTCACGCTCGTCGCGGCGGCGTGGGCTTGCGGCTCGTTCGGCGGTGACGCGAACCCGACCGACGACGCAGACTCCGGCGCGGCGGACGTCGACGTGGCCGACGCGATCGATGCGATCGATGCGATCGATGCGGGGGCGGGCAAGAAGGCGCGGCGCAACACGCTGGGCTCTTCGCTGCTGGGCGGCGCGAAGTGGAGCGGCGGTGTGCTCGGGCCGGACGGGAAGATCTACGGCATCCCGTACTCGAGCCCCGACGTGTTGATCATCGATCCGGTCGCCGGCACCGCGACGCGCAGCGACATGGGCGCGGGCGCGGGCGTGCTCGCGGGCGGCGCGAAGTGGAGCGGCGGTGTGCTCGGGCCGGACGGGAAGATCTACGGCATCCCGTACTCGAGCTCCGACGTGCTGATCATCGATCCGGAGAGGGGCACCGCCGTCCGTACGTCCATGACGTCAGCGCCCGACGTGTTGAACGGCAACAGCAAATGGTATGGCGGCGTGCTCGGGCCGGACGACAAGATCTACGGCATCCCGCAGGGCAGCACGGACATCCTGATCCTCGATCCGGACGCCGGCACCGTCACGCGCAGCGACATGGACGCGGGCCCGCTCGGCGGCAGTGCGCGGAAATGGCAGGGCGGCGCTCTCGGCGTGGACGGACGGATCTACGCCGTCCCGCACGACAGCGTCGACTTCCTGATCATCGACCCCGCCGCGGGGGTCGCCTGGCGCGAGTCGTTGAAGACGGACGATCTCTCCGGCCCGTGGAAGTGGCGCAACGTCGTGACCGGACCCGGCACGACCGCGCTCTTGGGTGCGAACCTCGCGGGTGACGACAAGTGGACCGGTGGTGTCGTCGGGACCGACGGGTTGATCTACGCCATACCGCTCTCCGCCCCCGACATCTTGATCGTCGACCCCGCGTCGGGCACGGCCACGCGCAGCACGCTGGGCGCTTCCGAGCTCGTGGGCAACGAGAAGTGGTCCGGCGGAGTACGCGCGCCCGACGGGAAGATCTACGGCATCCCGTTCGATTCGCAGGACATCCTGATCATCGAGTGA
- a CDS encoding YbjQ family protein: MDTSSPYRSGAERTEKVIVTTGNDVAGHKIVGYLGIVRGVIVRSVSFGAGFVGSIKQLAGGNIKEYVDVCEAARHDAYVEMLSHAEALGAHAIIGMRYDATEFGQGTTEVLAYGTAVRLQSV; the protein is encoded by the coding sequence ATGGACACGAGCTCCCCCTACCGCTCCGGCGCCGAGCGGACCGAGAAGGTCATCGTGACGACGGGCAACGACGTCGCGGGCCACAAGATCGTCGGCTACCTCGGCATCGTTCGCGGCGTGATCGTGCGCTCCGTCAGCTTCGGCGCGGGGTTCGTCGGCTCGATCAAGCAGCTCGCCGGCGGCAACATCAAGGAGTACGTCGACGTCTGCGAGGCCGCCCGCCACGACGCCTACGTCGAGATGCTGTCGCACGCGGAGGCGCTGGGCGCGCACGCCATCATCGGCATGCGCTACGACGCCACCGAGTTCGGCCAAGGCACGACCGAGGTGCTCGCGTACGGCACAGCGGTTCGCTTGCAATCGGTCTGA
- a CDS encoding SDR family oxidoreductase, whose protein sequence is MALYLVTGGAGFIGSSIAEALLAKGEKVRILDDFSTGRRSNLESLKGNVEVIEGTIVDPETVKKAVQGVEVIFHEAALASVARSVENPGISMLANVQGTTVVLDAARHAKVRRVVFAASSSAYGDTPTLPKVETMTPEPLSPYAISKLTGEHLLRVFSSLYGIETLSLRYFNVFGPRQDPTSQYAAVIPNFIKAALNKTRPVVFGDGEQTRDFCFIDNTVEANLLGASTSNKLTGQVVNIACGERISLNDLLKHIGEEAGAPLDPIYEPGRQGDVRDSLASIEAAKNLIGYEPKVRVREGLAKTFTAFKAMYGAGKA, encoded by the coding sequence ATGGCCCTCTATCTCGTCACCGGCGGCGCTGGCTTCATCGGTTCCTCGATCGCAGAGGCCCTCCTCGCCAAAGGCGAGAAGGTCCGCATCCTCGACGACTTCTCGACCGGTCGCCGCTCGAACCTCGAGTCCCTCAAGGGCAACGTCGAGGTGATCGAAGGCACGATCGTCGACCCCGAGACGGTGAAGAAGGCCGTCCAAGGCGTCGAGGTCATCTTCCACGAGGCCGCGCTCGCGTCGGTCGCCCGCTCGGTCGAGAACCCCGGCATCTCCATGCTCGCCAACGTGCAGGGCACCACGGTGGTGCTCGACGCCGCGCGCCACGCGAAGGTCCGGCGCGTCGTCTTCGCCGCGAGCTCTTCCGCGTACGGGGACACGCCGACGCTGCCGAAGGTCGAGACGATGACCCCCGAGCCGCTCTCGCCGTACGCGATCTCGAAGCTCACCGGCGAGCACCTCCTCCGCGTGTTCTCGTCGCTCTACGGGATCGAGACGCTGAGCCTCCGCTACTTCAACGTCTTCGGCCCGCGCCAGGACCCCACCAGCCAGTACGCCGCCGTCATCCCGAACTTCATCAAAGCCGCGCTCAACAAGACGCGCCCGGTCGTGTTCGGCGACGGCGAGCAGACGCGTGACTTCTGCTTCATCGACAACACCGTCGAGGCGAACCTGCTCGGGGCGAGCACCTCGAACAAGCTCACCGGTCAGGTCGTCAACATCGCGTGCGGCGAGCGCATCTCGCTCAACGATCTCCTGAAGCACATCGGCGAGGAGGCCGGCGCGCCGCTCGATCCGATCTACGAGCCCGGCCGCCAAGGCGACGTCCGCGACTCGCTCGCCTCGATCGAAGCGGCGAAGAACCTCATCGGCTACGAGCCCAAGGTCCGCGTCCGCGAAGGCCTCGCCAAGACGTTCACCGCCTTCAAAGCGATGTACGGCGCCGGCAAAGCCTGA
- a CDS encoding AgmX/PglI C-terminal domain-containing protein, translating to MVRLADFALPFPGDGDGDLVVAVRGELFHDVVACGAVVVRLRVVEAARVPWSFGDGRVLKGVALGAVLHATILSMAFIGRASAAEEERAAFEQLARYGAVLEDRSAAAGAEIGDAPAPIAGAAAGAAPASGAPAVAGNTVARHEAGAHRPARDRAREREEASSFGLIGLLGAGTGGSDRFAAYEGPSATGNIFGATIDDAIGLGGATLSGVGEAGGGKGKGIARDGIGVGCSACMGDSRGLGGAGGRARGGWGGHVVKSPVLRCGGDLETTANGGGCSGVQVNGRLPPEAVQRVVRQGFGRLRFCYESGLRRNPGLEGRVAVKFVIDREGAVAMASAGGGDLPDAEVTACVVRGFQSMSFPPPEGGIVTVVYPLVFSS from the coding sequence GTGGTGCGTCTCGCGGACTTCGCGCTTCCGTTTCCCGGCGACGGCGACGGCGACCTCGTGGTCGCGGTGCGCGGCGAGCTCTTTCACGACGTCGTCGCGTGCGGCGCGGTCGTCGTGCGCTTGCGCGTGGTCGAGGCGGCGCGGGTGCCCTGGTCGTTCGGTGACGGCCGCGTCCTGAAGGGCGTCGCGCTCGGCGCGGTGCTCCACGCCACGATCCTCTCGATGGCCTTCATCGGCCGCGCGTCGGCGGCGGAGGAAGAGCGCGCCGCGTTCGAGCAGCTCGCGCGTTACGGCGCGGTCCTCGAGGACCGGAGCGCGGCGGCCGGCGCGGAGATCGGGGACGCCCCCGCGCCGATCGCGGGCGCGGCGGCGGGCGCGGCGCCGGCTTCGGGCGCGCCCGCCGTCGCGGGCAACACCGTCGCGCGCCACGAAGCGGGCGCTCATCGTCCAGCGCGCGACCGAGCGCGGGAGCGCGAGGAGGCGTCGTCGTTCGGCTTGATCGGCCTCCTCGGCGCGGGCACCGGCGGGAGCGATCGCTTCGCCGCGTACGAAGGGCCGTCCGCGACGGGCAACATCTTCGGCGCGACGATCGACGACGCGATCGGCCTCGGCGGCGCGACGCTCTCGGGCGTCGGCGAAGCGGGCGGCGGCAAGGGGAAGGGGATCGCGCGCGACGGCATCGGCGTCGGCTGCAGCGCGTGTATGGGCGACAGTCGTGGGCTCGGAGGCGCGGGCGGCCGCGCTCGCGGCGGGTGGGGCGGGCACGTCGTGAAGTCGCCGGTGCTTCGCTGCGGGGGCGATCTGGAGACGACCGCCAACGGCGGCGGGTGCTCGGGGGTGCAGGTCAACGGGCGGCTCCCGCCGGAGGCGGTGCAGCGCGTCGTTCGTCAGGGCTTCGGTCGCCTGCGCTTCTGCTACGAGTCCGGTCTGCGCCGGAACCCCGGCCTCGAGGGTCGCGTCGCGGTGAAGTTCGTGATCGATCGCGAGGGCGCGGTCGCGATGGCGAGCGCGGGCGGCGGCGATCTCCCCGACGCGGAGGTCACGGCGTGCGTCGTGCGCGGCTTCCAGTCGATGTCGTTCCCGCCGCCGGAGGGCGGCATCGTCACCGTCGTCTACCCGCTCGTCTTCTCGAGCTGA